Proteins encoded within one genomic window of Leucoraja erinacea ecotype New England chromosome 24, Leri_hhj_1, whole genome shotgun sequence:
- the myog gene encoding myogenin isoform X1 yields MELFETNPFYFTDQRFFDNENLFPSRLQGFDQPVFDQRLGTGLSADVMSLEGGVDEHVYPVSELQQQHRQLQQQPHDCHGQCLLWACKTCKRKSVTLDRRKAATLREKRRLKKVNEAFEALKRSTLLNPNQRLPKVEILRSAIQYIERLQVLLGTLNQQEKLHYSGSSNTRQGVGVASECGSSSASCSPEWSSSSDQCNTPYNPPSDHLLPVNKGQSTGSASLRSLTSIVDNITPEHSPSSYLESNTIN; encoded by the exons ATGGAGCTGTTTGAAACCAATCCTTTCTATTTCACAGACCAGCGTTTCTTCGACAACGAGAATCTCTTCCCTTCGCGCCTGCAGGGCTTTGACCAGCCCGTGTTTGACCAGCGGCTGGGGACGGGTCTGAGCGCCGATGTCATGTCGCTGGAAGGCGGCGTGGATGAGCACGTGTACCCGGTGTCGGAGCTGCAACAGCAACACCGACAACTGCAGCAGCAACCGCACGACTGTCACGGCCAGTGCCTGCTGTGGGCGTGCAAGACCTGCAAGAGGAAATCCGTGACACTGGACAGGAGAAAAGCGGCCACCCTAAGAGAGAAGAGGAGGTTGAAGAAGGTCAACGAGGCGTTCGAGGCTTTGAAGCGAAGTACTTTGCTGAATCCCAACCAGAGACTGCCCAAAGTGGAAATCCTTCGCAGCGCCATTCAGTACATCGAGAGACTCCAGGTGCTGCTCGGCACTTTGAACCAACAGGAGAAGTTGCATTACAGTGGCAGCAGCAACACGCGTCAAGGG GTGGGCGTAGCCAGTGAATGTGGATCAAGCAGCGCCTCCTGCAGTCCCGAGTGGAGCAGTTCCTCCGATCAATGCAACACTCCGTACAATCCTCCCAGCG ATCACTTACTACCTGTGAATAAGGGCCAGTCCACTGGAAGTGCCAGTTTACGCTCTCTCACCTCTATAGTGGACAACATTACACCAGAACATTCACCAAGCAGCTATTTAGAGAGTAACACCATCAACTGA
- the myog gene encoding myogenin isoform X2 yields the protein MELFETNPFYFTDQRFFDNENLFPSRLQGFDQPVFDQRLGTGLSADVMSLEGGVDEHVYPVSELQQQHRQLQQQPHDCHGQCLLWACKTCKRKSVTLDRRKAATLREKRRLKKVNEAFEALKRSTLLNPNQRLPKVEILRSAIQYIERLQVLLGTLNQQEKLHYSGSSNTRQGVGVASECGSSSASCSPEWSSSSDQCNTPYNPPSGRDQAVYNNRITYYL from the exons ATGGAGCTGTTTGAAACCAATCCTTTCTATTTCACAGACCAGCGTTTCTTCGACAACGAGAATCTCTTCCCTTCGCGCCTGCAGGGCTTTGACCAGCCCGTGTTTGACCAGCGGCTGGGGACGGGTCTGAGCGCCGATGTCATGTCGCTGGAAGGCGGCGTGGATGAGCACGTGTACCCGGTGTCGGAGCTGCAACAGCAACACCGACAACTGCAGCAGCAACCGCACGACTGTCACGGCCAGTGCCTGCTGTGGGCGTGCAAGACCTGCAAGAGGAAATCCGTGACACTGGACAGGAGAAAAGCGGCCACCCTAAGAGAGAAGAGGAGGTTGAAGAAGGTCAACGAGGCGTTCGAGGCTTTGAAGCGAAGTACTTTGCTGAATCCCAACCAGAGACTGCCCAAAGTGGAAATCCTTCGCAGCGCCATTCAGTACATCGAGAGACTCCAGGTGCTGCTCGGCACTTTGAACCAACAGGAGAAGTTGCATTACAGTGGCAGCAGCAACACGCGTCAAGGG GTGGGCGTAGCCAGTGAATGTGGATCAAGCAGCGCCTCCTGCAGTCCCGAGTGGAGCAGTTCCTCCGATCAATGCAACACTCCGTACAATCCTCCCAGCGGTAGGGACCAGGCTGTGTACAACAACAGG ATCACTTACTACCTGTGA